A region of Anolis sagrei isolate rAnoSag1 chromosome 2, rAnoSag1.mat, whole genome shotgun sequence DNA encodes the following proteins:
- the LOC132766311 gene encoding vomeronasal type-2 receptor 26-like codes for MRYADWFSMCLPYANRVQGSLDVHLQTFMFTLQEINQNPDLLPNITLGYGTYENYFNARVTYEALLDLLSAGRHNIPNYSCGRQKESMAVVEGADSDISIHISNILDIYKIPQVSYGFISRDVTDGTQFPFYFPMVPKEELLYPGIVHLLLHLRWTWVALFAPDTENGDRFLWTLTPELTRHGVCVAITERISALAVHGHSLPLRHVSKWSKVNVFVIYGDTRSFMSLMYYIQAALQALALPIEGKVWVTVALWDIRSLLPFLDFQRSQWFFSFSIQMNDRFKDGHCGQIFFDYRKSFRCSYSKHKLAVKPRRKCKQTEDLHALRECVNRNSYNVYHSVLAVARALHAASSSPRVKRMKMERGAGRLELPKLHPLLNNFVVSNMSPSTIYFDKNGELRANFDIWNMVRWPNESVTTVKFGTLKGQELPGKNLNIEEDAMMWLKDINQSLPRSTCVESCQPGFMKAVREGKPMCCYDCLPCPEETISAQEDAALCTECPPDRHPNKDQNRCVPKHITFLSYEESLGNILVSIALLLSIITCIVFGVFIKNQETPIVKANNRDLSYVLLVSLLLSFLSSFLFIGRPNEATCLLQQVAFNVIFSVAVSSLLAKTITVVLAFLATRPGNRARRWLGKTLANAIVLSCSGVQVLICALWLGLYPPFPDSDMRSQPEEILLKCNQGSTAMFYAALGYLGFLAGVCFTVAFLARKLPGSFNEAQLITFSMLVFCSVWVSFVPTYLSTKGKYMVAVQVFSILASGAGLLVGIFLPKSYIILLRPDLNTKEHLAIKTKGRT; via the exons AGTGCAAGGTTCACTTGATGTCCATCTCCAGACGTTTATGTTTACCTTGCAAGAGATCAACCAGAATCCTGACCTCCTGCCCAACATTACCTTGGGATATGGCACATACGAGAACTATTTCAACGCAAGGGTCACCTATGAAGCTCTGCTAGATTTGCTCTCGGCAGGACGCCATAATATCCCAAACTACAGCTGTGGAAGACAGAAGGAATCCATGGCAGTTGTTGAAGGGGCCGACTCTGATATTTCCATCCACATTTCAAACATTTTGGACATCTACAAAATCCCCCAG GTTAGTTATGGTTTTATCTCCCGGGATGTTACCGATGGCACTCAGTTCCCTTTCTACTTCCCAATGGTCCCCAAGGAAGAACTCTTGTACCCAGGGATTGTCCACCTCCTCCTGCATCTCAGGTGGACCTGGGTTGCCCTCTTTGCTCCAGATACTGAGAATGGGGACAGGTTCTTGTGGACCTTGACACCTGAGCTGACTCGACATGGAGTCTGTGTGGCCATCACAGAAAGGATCTCGGCATTGGCTGTGCACGGACACTCGTTGCCCCTTAGACACGTTTCCAAGTGGAGCAAAGTCAATGTGTTTGTTATCTATGGGGACACTCGCTCTTTCATGTCTCTGATGTACTACATACAAGCTGCACTTCAAGCCCTGGCATTACCCATTGAAGGGAAAGTCTGGGTCACAGTAGCTTTGTGGGACATCCGCTCATTGCTGCCTTTTCTGGATTTCCAACGCAGCCAGTGGTTCTTTTCCTTCTCTATCCAGATGAATGACAGGTTCAAAGATGGCCATTGCGGGCAAATCTTTTTTGACTACAGGAAGAGCTTCCGTTGCTCATACTCAAAACACAAGCTAGCCGTGAAACCCCGGAGAAAATGTAAACAGACAGAGGATCTGCATGCTTTGAGGGAATGTGTGAACAGAAACAGCTACAACGTCTATCACAGCGTCCTGGCTGTGGCACGGGCCTTACATGCTGCGTCCTCCTCACCAAGAGTCAAGCGCATGAAGATGGAGAGAGGTGCGGGCAGGCTGGAGCTCCCAAAA CTTCATCCATTACTGAATAACTTTGTGGTCTCCAATATGTCTCCGAGCACCATCTATTTCGATAAAAATGGGGAACTGCGAGCTAACTTTGATATCTGGAACATGGTTAGGTGGCCCAATGAGTCAGTTACCACTGTGAAATTTGGGACTCTCAAGGGACAGGAATTACCAGGCAAAAACTTAAATATTGAAGAAGATGCCATGATGTGGCTCAAGGATATTAACCAG AGCCTGCCTCGTTCCACGTGTGTGGAAAGCTGCCAGCCTGGATTCATGAAGGCAGTTCGGGAAGGAAAGCCGATGTGCTGCTATGACTGTCTTCCCTGCCCAGAAGAAACCATCTCTGCTCAGGAAG ATGCAGCTTTATGCACCGAATGCCCACCAGATCGGCATCCAAACAAGGACCAAAATCGATGCGTTCCCAAGCACATCACCTTCCTGTCCTACGAGGAATCTCTGGGGAACATCCTGGTGTCCATTGCCCTCCTCTTGTCCATAATAACGTGCATTGTTTTTGGGGTCTTCATTAAAAACCAAGAAACTCCCATCGTCAAAGCCAACAACCGGGACCTCTCCTACGTTCTCCTGGTCTCTCTCCTGCTTTCCTTCTTGTCTTCTTTCCTCTTCATTGGCCGGCCAAATGAAGCAACCTGCCTTCTTCAACAAGTAGCCTTCAATGTCATCTTCTCAGTGGCTGTCTCTTCCCTTTTGGCCAAAACCATCACTGTGGTGCTGGCCTTCCTGGCCACAAGGCCTGGGAACAGGGCGAGGAGGTGGCTGGGGAAGACCTTGGCCAATGCCATTGTCCTGTCTTGTTCTGGTGTCCAGGTTCTCATCTGCGCCCTTTGGTTGGGCCTTTATCCTCCATTCCCAGACTCCGACATGCGCTCCCAGCCTGAGGAGATCCTCTTGAAGTGTAACCAAGGGTCGACGGCCATGTTCTATGCTGCCCTGGGCTACCTGGGCTTCCTGGCCGGGGTCTGCTTCACAGTGGCCTTCCTGGCCCGGAAGCTGCCAGGGTCCTTCAACGAGGCCCAGCTGATCACCTTCAGCATGCTGGTCTTCTGCAGTGTCTGGGTCTCCTTTGTGCCCACCTACCTGAGCACCAAGGGGAAGTACATGGTGGCCGTGCAGGTCTTCTCCATCCTGGCCTCCGGCGCTGGCCTCCTGGTAGGTATCTTCCTCCCCAAGAGCTACATCATTCTCCTCAGACCAGACCTGAACACAAAGGAGCATCTAGCAATAAAAACTAAAGGTCGCACCTAa
- the LOC132766301 gene encoding beta-1,3-galactosyltransferase 4-like: protein MDPPLDLQPSMMVLRVWTKCCYRPRLLWGLLSTLMVLLTLRFLISGGHEELLSHSLPYFMSGGGHPISPPLLPSSDDFLLLPPPEACSPRAPSLLVLVVSAPYHKTQRQAIRSTWGGARWAGKFTVQTFFALGLPQKPSFQAALELEAAKHQDLVQGRFLDTYGNLTLKTLSLMGWAANHCPGFLFLVKVDDDIFLNLPGLAEELEHHITLAPTYLGQIHWRARPNRDSRSKYYIPTSLYPAERFPLYCSGAVYVLSGAAVPILLGASRHVPLVPVEDVFVGLCAHWAGIAPQHLARLTGGDHFPPDRCCYQGILLSVHKVTPVEIAAVWDSTTPYKEMCQVWQWALGYLWCKALAWTADL from the coding sequence ATGGACCCTCCCCTGGACCTTCAACCTTCAATGATGGTACTGCGAGTCTGGACAAAATGCTGCTATCGTCCCCGGCTGCTCTGGGGATTGCTCTCCACCCTGATGGTTCTCTTGACCCTTCGCTTCTTGATCAGTGGGGGCCATGAGGAGCTGCTCTCACACTCACTGCCTTACTTCATGTCGGGCGGGGGGCACCCCATCAGCCCCCCACTCCTGCCCTCCTCAGATGACTTCCTCCTCCTGCCACCACCTGAGGCCTGCTCCCCCAGGGCTCCCTCTCTCCTGGTCTTGGTGGTCAGTGCCCCTTACCATAAAACTCAGCGACAGGCAATCCGGTCCACATGGGGAGGAGCCCGCTGGGCCGGGAAGTTCACAGTCCAGACTTTCTTTGCCTTGGGACTGCCACAAAAACCCTCGTTTCAAGCAGCATTGGAACTGGAGGCGGCCAAGCACCAGGATCTTGTCCAGGGCCGCTTCTTGGACACTTATGGCAACCTGACACTCAAGACACTATCTCTCATGGGCTGGGCAGCCAACCACTGTCCTGGTTTCCTCTTCTTGGTCAAGGTGGATGATGATATCTTCCTCAACCTGCCCGGCCTGGCTGAGGAGCTGGAACACCACATCACCTTGGCACCCACCTACCTAGGCCAGATCCATTGGCGGGCCAGGCCCAACCGGGACTCCCGCAGCAAGTACTACATACCCACCAGCCTTTATCCGGCAGAGCGCTTTCCCCTCTACTGCAGTGGCGCAGTCTATGTCCTTTCAGGGGCTGCCGTACCCATTTTGCTGGGAGCTAGCCGCCATGTGCCCCTGGTGCCTGTGGAGGACGTCTTCGTGGGACTCTGCGCCCATTGGGCAGGCATCGCCCCCCAGCACCTGGCCCGACTGACTGGTGGGGACCACTTCCCGCCAGACCGCTGTTGCTACCAGGGGATTCTCCTCAGCGTACACAAGGTGACTCCCGTCGAGATTGCAGCTGTCTGGGACTCGACCACACCCTACAAGGAGATGTGCCAAGTCTGGCAGTGGGCACTGGGGTACCTGTGGTGCAAGGCCCTGGCCTGGACGGCTGACCTGTGA